The bacterium DNA segment AACCGAAGCCGAAGGGGCAAGTTTTGAAGATATCCGATATTACATGAATCTGGCTTTGGGTCAGATAGCCATCAAGGTCAAGATCGGAGGAGTAGATGCCAGAAACGACATTAGAGAACTTTTAAAGATTGGGGTGAAAGGGATTATTGCCCCTATGGTGGAATCTCCCTATGGTCTGAAGAATTTCATCGCCGCCTTAACCGAAATGGCCAGCCCTGAACAATACCAATATATTTTTAAGGGGTTCAACGTCGAAACCATAACTACTTACCATCAAATAGATGATATCTTTGCCTTGCCGGAAATCAAGCAGATTGACAAGATTAGTATTGGCCGCAGCGATCTGTCCGGATCAATGGGCCTGAAACCGGATGATGAGCCGGTGATGAAAATTGTTAAAGAAATCACTGAAAAGGCCCATCAGATTGGGCTGGCTGTCTCGGTGGGCGGAGGCATAACCCCGGGTAATGCCCGGCGAATATCAGAACAGATTAAACCGGAAAGTATAAACACCAGAAATTTAGGGTTTGACCTTAGTCGAGTTAAAGACCCGGGGCTTTCTATTCAAAAGGCCCTGGAATTTGAGATAACCTTACTTGAGCACCGGTCTAAACAGGCCAAGGCCGCCTTTGATAGCCTTCAAAAAAGAGTGGCCGTGCTTAGAGAGAGGATGAAACAGTGAGAATCCGGAATGCGGAATACAGAAGGCGGATTAAAAAATTGGTTTTGTTGATATGGGTTCTTGGGGGATCAAATTTTGCCTGGGCTCAGGGGTATCCCTTTCAGGTAGGCGAAAAGCTTATCTATGAGGTCAAGATACTCGGTATCAAGGCGGGCAAGCAGACGATTAAGATAGACTCTAAAACAAAACTGGGGCAAGAAGAGGTCTATTGCCTCACCTCTGAGACGGCTTCGTCCTCCTTTCTTTCTCTCTTCTATAAGGTCTATGACCGGATTCAGACTTATATTGGAGTAAATGACCTCTTACCCAGATATATTAAGGCTGACATCCATGAAGGGGGCAAAATTC contains these protein-coding regions:
- a CDS encoding aldolase/citrate lyase family protein, producing the protein MMDEERFFFWSPEERDLRKALKDLRDDYGCAALKFETEAEGASFEDIRYYMNLALGQIAIKVKIGGVDARNDIRELLKIGVKGIIAPMVESPYGLKNFIAALTEMASPEQYQYIFKGFNVETITTYHQIDDIFALPEIKQIDKISIGRSDLSGSMGLKPDDEPVMKIVKEITEKAHQIGLAVSVGGGITPGNARRISEQIKPESINTRNLGFDLSRVKDPGLSIQKALEFEITLLEHRSKQAKAAFDSLQKRVAVLRERMKQ